GATTGGTTTTACCTAGTGCTAACTGGCCACGGTGCTAATGTTTTGCTGTTCTGGATTATATTCTTTGAAATTGCGGTGCTTTACTTCGCGTCGGCGGTAATCCTTGGGTCGCGAATTGCGACGCCGAGATGGGCTTGGCTGGGCTTTGTGTTGATGATTGTTGGCGCGATAATGGCCAACTACGCGGTCCTCAATGGCGACTCGACCGTGATGTTTACTTCTTATCCGCCGATGATGGCCGAGCATTGGTTCTATCTATCGCTCATTGTCTTTGCGGTGGGGGCGCTGATCGGGGTCTTCGTGTTCTTCGGCACGCTTGTAGTGGCGAAGGACGAAAAAACCTATGATGGCTCGGTGCCATTGGTGACATTCGGCGCCATTACGGCGGCAATCATCGCGGTGTTTACGCTGGCCTGCGGCGCAATTATCCTGATCCCGACATGGCTTTGGTCGCTTGGGTTGATCTCGGAAATCGACACGCTGATGTATAAATTGGTGTGGTGGGGCATGGGCCATTCCAGCCAGCAGATCAACGTCGCCGCTCATATCTCGATCTGGTATGCAATTGCCGCGATGGTCGTCGGTGCCAAGCCTCTGTCGGAAAAGGTCAGTCGCTTCGCATTCTTCATGTATATCCTGTTTTTGCAACTCGCATCGGCGCACCATATGCTGGCCGAACCGGGGATGAGTTCTTCCTGGAAAATCATCAACACCAGCTACATGATGTATCTCGCTGTGATGGCGTCGATGATCCACGGACTCACGGTTCCCGGAGCCATCGAGGCAGCACAACGCCGCAATGGATATACCCGCGGCATGTTTGAATGGCTGACCAAGGCACCTTGGGGCAACCCGGCGTTCTCAGGGATGTTCATGTCTCTCGTGATGTTTGGGTTCATCGGCGGTATCACCGGTGTAATCCTCGGAACCGAGCAGCTTAACGTGCTGATGCACAACACCATTTATGTGCCGGGGCATTTTCACGGCACCGTGGTGGCTGGCACGACGCTGGCCTTCATGGCGATGACCTACATCGTTGTGCCGCTGATCTTTCAGCGCGATATCATCTGGCCGAAGCTGGCAAAACTGCAACCATATCTCTTCGGGCTTGGTGCGGGTGGTATCTCGCTTTTCATGATGGGGGCGGGCACGCTTGGGGTTCCGCGCCGACACTGGGACATTTCGCTGGTCGATGCGTCGAACCCATATGAGTTCGCGCCCGGCGCCTATCTGATGATGGGGCTCAACGGCATGTCTGCGATCCTTGCGGCGGCTGGCGGATTGCTCTTCGTGGTGCTTATCGTCGCCTCGGTGCTTGCCGGGCCAAAGCTCGACAAACCCGGTGCCAAGCTTGCCTTCCCGCTGCATGACGCTGGTGCTCAGGCGGTGTCGGAATATGGCAGCGAAGGTTCCCTCAAGATCCCTGGCACGGTTATGTTGGTCACCATCTTCTTCTTCACATTCATCCTCTAC
This window of the Rhodobacteraceae bacterium LMO-JJ12 genome carries:
- a CDS encoding cbb3-type cytochrome c oxidase subunit I, which encodes MTTIDHEAVGYTVPNIRYRTCPFTGRRIERSAELLIRANAVAAVVFLAVGGFFGLMVALTRWPAVQLLPADWFYLVLTGHGANVLLFWIIFFEIAVLYFASAVILGSRIATPRWAWLGFVLMIVGAIMANYAVLNGDSTVMFTSYPPMMAEHWFYLSLIVFAVGALIGVFVFFGTLVVAKDEKTYDGSVPLVTFGAITAAIIAVFTLACGAIILIPTWLWSLGLISEIDTLMYKLVWWGMGHSSQQINVAAHISIWYAIAAMVVGAKPLSEKVSRFAFFMYILFLQLASAHHMLAEPGMSSSWKIINTSYMMYLAVMASMIHGLTVPGAIEAAQRRNGYTRGMFEWLTKAPWGNPAFSGMFMSLVMFGFIGGITGVILGTEQLNVLMHNTIYVPGHFHGTVVAGTTLAFMAMTYIVVPLIFQRDIIWPKLAKLQPYLFGLGAGGISLFMMGAGTLGVPRRHWDISLVDASNPYEFAPGAYLMMGLNGMSAILAAAGGLLFVVLIVASVLAGPKLDKPGAKLAFPLHDAGAQAVSEYGSEGSLKIPGTVMLVTIFFFTFILYYFVNWKYLSDLWLFN